In the Malus domestica chromosome 16, GDT2T_hap1 genome, one interval contains:
- the LOC103424759 gene encoding sodium transporter HKT1 produces MKEMKNFAVFGKKLESFYRNSCIALSRSLFRVLLFHSNPFCFQLFYFLTVSLFGYLALRVTKPRTSTNTSFRPKDYDIFFTSVSATTVSSMSTVEMEVFSNTQLIILTILMLLGGEVFTSMLGLQIAKSKIFPKFLNHKDDNRVDVVVDNTRHHPPDSNNNISFEQVELGCVNDRSHLENDEKNNIKYKSIRILGYVVLGYLLVVHIGGSTLVSMYIALVPSARQILQTKGIKIQTFSIFTTVSTFANCGYVPTNENMIVFKKNSGLLLLLLPQLLIGNTLYPSCLRFLIWLLQKITKRAEFSYILKNYKELGYCHLLSSLHSFLLAFTVLGFIVAQFILFCVMEWKSEAMDGLSAYEKFVASIFQVTNSRHTGESVVDLSVLSPAILVFFVVMMYLPPYTTFFPTTSDCQETASANGSRIRNPIKTLVGSLIFSQLSYIAMFVILVCITERDKMKDDPLNFNVLNITIEVISGYGNVGFSTGYSCKRLLKHDSACEDAWYGFAGRWSTQGKFVLILVMIFGRLKKFSMKQGKAWKLS; encoded by the exons ATGAAGGAGATGAAGAACTTTGCCGTTTTTGGTAAAAAGCTAGAGAGCTTTTATAGAAATTCATGCATAGCTTTAAGTCGTTCGCTATTTCGTGTCCTGCTCTTTCATTCAAACCCTTTCTGTTTCCAGCTTTTTTATTTCCTAACGGTCTCTCTTTTTGGTTATTTGGCTTTGAGGGTAACAAAGCCAAGAACAAGCACAAACACTTCTTTCAGGCCCAAAGATTATGATATCTTCTTCACATCTGTGTCTGCCACAACAGTCTCAAGCATGTCAACAGTTGAAATGGAGGTCTTTTCAAATACCCAACTAATTATTTTGACGATTTTGATGTTATTGGGTGGGGAGGTTTTCACTTCCATGCTTGGACTTCAAATCGCAAAGTCCAAAATTTTTCCCAAATTTCTTAATCACAAAGACGACAACAGAGTTGATGTTGTTGTTGATAATACAAGACACCATCCCCCAGACTCTAATAACAATATTTCTTTTGAGCAAGTTGagttggggtgtgtcaatgATCGTTCACATTTAGAAAATGATGAGAAAAATAATATCAAGTACAAGTCCATTAGGATTTTGGGTTATGTAGTTTTGGGATATCTTTTAGTGGTTCATATAGGTGGTTCTACTTTAGTTTCCATGTACATAGCCCTTGTACCAAGTGCAAGACAAATACTTCAAACCAAAGGCATCAAAATCCAAACATTTTCTATTTTCACCACTGTTTCTACCTTTGCTAATTGTGGTTATGTTCCAACAAATGAAAACATGATCGTTTTCAAGAAAAACTCAGGTCTTTTACTGCTTCTTCTCCCTCAACTCCTCATAGGGAACACATTGTATCCGTCGTGCCTTCGGTTTCTGATCTGGCTTTTGCAGAAAATCACGAAGAGAGCAGAATTCAGTTACATACTGAAGAATTATAAAGAATTGGGCTACTGTCATTTGCTATCTAGTCTTCACTCTTTTCTTCTGGCCTTTACTGTCTTGGGATTCATAGTAGCTCAGTTTATACTATTTTGTGTCATGGAATGGAAATCAGAAGCCATGGATGGTCTAAGTGCGTATGAGAAATTTGTGGCCTCAATCTTCCAAGTGACGAATTCAAGACATACCGGTGAATCCGTTGTTGATCTCTCTGTTCTCTCTCCTGCAATCTTAGTGTTCTTTGTGGTGATGAT GTATCTCCCGCCATATACCACATTTTTTCCAACAACTAGCGATTGTCAAGAGACTGCTTCAGCAAATGGAAGTCGAATTCGAAATCCAATAAAGACTTTGGTGGGTTCTCTAATATTCTCACAACTGTCTTATATAGCAATGTTCGTCATTCTCGTCTGTATCACAGAGAGAGATAAGATGAAGGACgaccccctcaactttaatgtGCTCAACATCACCATAGAAGTAATTAG TGGATACGGAAATGTTGGATTCTCCACCGGCTACAGTTGTAAACGTCTATTGAAACATGATAGTGCTTGCGAAGACGCTTGGTACGGGTTTGCCGGAAGATGGAGTACCCAAGGAAAGTTCGTCCTCATTCTTGTCATGATCTTTGGGAGGCTCAAGAAATTCAGTATGAAGCAGGGTAAAGCTTGGAAGCTATCATGA